A genomic stretch from Solanum stenotomum isolate F172 chromosome 8, ASM1918654v1, whole genome shotgun sequence includes:
- the LOC125873183 gene encoding uncharacterized protein LOC125873183, whose amino-acid sequence MLLRSSSSSSCILNSWISNVRTPLSTSIQLNYDENYCYCNMREMDGPDHKKNNNPMNKISIRNSYSNIELSSSTYNDEVKTTEDYCDAPEDGGGGKVYSGGRWTGGGGGGDGSGSGSGSGSDDSNGWHGNENTEAYYKKMIKTYPRNALLLANYARFLKEVKGDLVKAEEYCGRAVVVNPRDGNVLSLYADLIWLTQKDASRANAYFDQAVKFDPHDCYVVASYARFLWDAEETDEELK is encoded by the exons ATGTTATTAAGAAGCTCATCATCATCGAGTTGCATACTTAATTCATGGATATCCAACGTCAGGACCCCATTATCAACGTCCATTCAGCTTAATTATGATGAAAATTACTGTTATTGCAATATGCGAGAAATGGACGGCCCTGATCATAAGAAAAACAATAATCCCATGAACAAAATAAGCATAAGGAATTCTTATTCCAACATAGAATTATCATCATCAACTTATAATGATGAAGTTAAGACGACGGAGGATTATTGCGATGCACCGGAAGACGGAGGCGGAGGTAAAGTGTACAGCGGTGGGCGGTGGACCGGTGGTGGCGGTGGTGGAGATGGATCTGGTTCGGGTTCGGGTTCAGGTTCTGATGATTCAAATGGTTGGCATGGGAATGAAAATACAGAAGCGTATtacaagaaaatgatcaaaacttACCCGAGAAATGCACTTTTACTTGCAAACTACGCAAGGTTTTTGAAAGAG GTTAAGGGGGATTTAGTAAAAGCAGAGGAATATTGTGGAAGAGCTGTAGTGGTAAATCCAAGGGATGGGAATGTGTTATCACTTTATGCAGATCTAATATGGTTAACTCAAAAAGATGCATCTCGTGCCAATGCTTATTTTGATCAAGCTGTTAAATTTGACCCTCATGATTG TTATGTAGTGGCATCATATGCTAGGTTCCTGTGGGATGCTGAAGAGACTGATGAGGAATTGAAGTAA